Within the Alphaproteobacteria bacterium genome, the region CGCATATCGGTCCCATGACGCGCACCGTCGCCGATTCGGCCCTGATGCTGGAAGTCATGTCCGGTCCACATCCCTGGGACCACACCGCTCTGGAGTCTGCGCCTGAGCCCTATCTTCTGCGGCTCGACAGCGGCGTTACCAATCTCAGAGTGACATACAGTCCCGACCTCGGGCATGCGCGTGTAGACGACGAGGTTGCCGAGTTGGTAACCGCGGCCGTCAATGTCTTCGCCAACGATCTCGGTTGCCGGGTGGAGGAGGTGGAGCCGACTTTTGGACCTGATGGTCCTGAAATCATTCGCTTTCTTTGGTCGGCGCATGAGCAGGCCTTCGCGCCATTTCTTGATGCCCACAAAAACCGTATGGATCCTGGCTTGATCGGCTGCATCACGTCCGGCATGGGACACAGCATGGAAGACTATCTCGACATGCGACAACGCAAGCTCAGTTACGTCGAGGAGGTCCATCGCGCCTTCGAGCAATGCGATCTCATGCTGACCCCATCGGTCTCCGTTGCCGCCTTCCCCGCCGACCGCCTGCAGCCCGAGCATTGGCCGCAACATCCCTGGGATTGGATCAACTGGGCTGAGTTCTCCTATCCCTTCAACTTCAGCGGCAATCCGGCGGCCTCGGTGCCGTGCGGCTTTACAAAGGACGGCCTTCCCGTAGGTCTGCAAATCGTCGGCCGACGATTTGCAGATCTCACCGTGCTCCAGGCCGCAGCCGCCTTCGAGAATACATGCCCCTGGGCTGACAAGCGTCCACCGCTCTAAGAAGGAGCTGAGACCATGGCTATTCGCAGCATCGCCAAAATGGGGCATCCGATCTTGCGCCAAATCGCCGAGTCGGTCGAGGATCCGACCAGCCCGAAAATAGCCCGGCTTGCCGAGGATATGCGCGAGACCTTGGAGCATATCGGCGCCAGCGGCATAGCGGCGCCGCAAGTCTTCGTAAGTAAGCGCTTGGTTGTCTATAGAATGATCGCAGTGAGAATCCCGACCGGATCTAGCATAGAGCCCGTTGACTGGACCGTATTGGTGAACCCGATAATCACTCCATTAGCCGAAAAAACAGTTCCGGTATGGGAGCGCTGTCTCTCGATTCCGGGTCTGCATGGTAAGGTGCCACGCTATCCGCGCGTCTCCCTGTCCTACCAAACACTCTCTGGCAGCAGCGTGAGCGTGGAAGCACATAGCACCTGGGCAGCCTTGTTGCAGCATGAGTGCGATCACCTCGACGGACGGCTTTATCCATCGCGCATGGACGACATGTCTTTGTTGTGCTTCAACGATTCTCCGGGCGCGTTGGCGGAGGATGCGGCGACCCAACCTGATCAATTGGACCCGCTTTTTCTCGATCTCGTGACGCACTGGCCCGATCGCGAGCGCTGGCTCGCAACCGTAGCCAATTAATCAAGCGCCATCTTCCATGACTGTCACCAATAAGGAGAGAGCGGCCTCGGTGAACGCCCACATATTTACCTGGCGATCTGATTTTCCGGTCTCGATGGTAATCACCTTTTCGCTCGGACCGGACACGGCAATGCAGGCATAACCGGGTGCGTCGCCATAGCGACTGCCGGTCGGACCCGAGACAC harbors:
- a CDS encoding amidase family protein, which translates into the protein MSDTDLCYTSATDLAALIRDKKLSPVELMEAVLARIEAHEPAINAFATLTADAAMEAARKAEADVANGVALGPLHGIPVTIKDLVVTEGIATERGSFSQKGVVPEVDAPCVTRLKQAGSIVLGKTTTSEFGWKGVSQSPLTGITSNPWKIGYNAGASSAGAGAGAAAGFGPLHQGSDGAGSIRMPSHFSGIFGLKPTYGRVPNWPVPNNDQTTHIGPMTRTVADSALMLEVMSGPHPWDHTALESAPEPYLLRLDSGVTNLRVTYSPDLGHARVDDEVAELVTAAVNVFANDLGCRVEEVEPTFGPDGPEIIRFLWSAHEQAFAPFLDAHKNRMDPGLIGCITSGMGHSMEDYLDMRQRKLSYVEEVHRAFEQCDLMLTPSVSVAAFPADRLQPEHWPQHPWDWINWAEFSYPFNFSGNPAASVPCGFTKDGLPVGLQIVGRRFADLTVLQAAAAFENTCPWADKRPPL
- a CDS encoding peptide deformylase; translated protein: MAIRSIAKMGHPILRQIAESVEDPTSPKIARLAEDMRETLEHIGASGIAAPQVFVSKRLVVYRMIAVRIPTGSSIEPVDWTVLVNPIITPLAEKTVPVWERCLSIPGLHGKVPRYPRVSLSYQTLSGSSVSVEAHSTWAALLQHECDHLDGRLYPSRMDDMSLLCFNDSPGALAEDAATQPDQLDPLFLDLVTHWPDRERWLATVAN